In Indicator indicator isolate 239-I01 chromosome 28, UM_Iind_1.1, whole genome shotgun sequence, one DNA window encodes the following:
- the ST6GALNAC4 gene encoding alpha-N-acetyl-neuraminyl-2,3-beta-galactosyl-1,3-N-acetyl-galactosaminide alpha-2,6-sialyltransferase: MKTLARLFLLLVCVAAVAVLYILLCSHTCLWPCCQAPGQWVSPTASSILSFQGYSRVPDGKPLERALCHRCAIVSSSGQMLGSHLGQAIDKQDCVLRMNHAPTAGYEEDVGARSTVRVVSHTSVPLLLKNQPYFFQQSQETLYIIWGPAKKMNREKAGSTYQVLLRVVGMYPHLQIYTLTEEKMMYCDDVFQNETGKNRIKSGSFLSTGWFTMILAMELCEQIYVFGMVSDNYCREKNHTSVPYHYFEKGRLDECKMYLMHERARRAGHRFITEKAIFSRWAKRRHIIFAHPSWAGG, from the exons ATGAAGACGCTG GCCCGGCTGTTCCTCTTGCTGGTGTGTGTGGCGGCGGTGGCTGTGTTGTACATCCTGCTGTGTTCCCACACCTGCCTGTGGCCCTGCTGCCAGGCCCCAGGGCAGTGGGTCAGCCCCACAGCATCCAGTATCCTCAGCTTCCAGGGGTACAGCCGTGTGCCTGATGGGAAG CCACTGGAGCGAGCGCTGTGCCACCGCTGTGCCATCGTCTCCAGCTCAGGGCAGATGCTGGGCTCGCACCTGGGACAGGCCATTGACAAGCAGGACTGTGTCCTGCGCATGAACCATGCCCCCACTGCCGGCTATGAGGAGGACGTGGGGGCACGGAGCACCGTCCGGGTGGTGTCCCACACCAGCgtcccactgctgctgaagaacCAGCCCTACTTCTTCCAACAATCCCAAGAAACCCTCTACATCATCTGGGGGCCAGCAAAGAAAATGAACCGGGAGAAGGCAGGTTCAACCTaccaggtgctgctgagggtgGTGGGGATGTACCCCCACCTGCAGATCTACACTCTGACTGAGGAGAAGATGATGTATTGCGACGACGTCTTCCAGAACGAGACAGGGAAGAACAG GATAAAGTCTGGCTCCTTCCTGAGCACAGGCTGGTTCACCATGATCTTGGCCATGGAGCTGTGTGAGCAGATCTACGTGTTTGGCATGGTCAGTGACAACTACTGCAG GGAGAAGAACCACACGAGTGTGCCCTACCACTATTTCGAGAAGGGTCGGCTGGACGAGTGCAAGATGTACCTGATGCACGAGCGAGCCCGCCGCGCTGGGCACCGCTTCATCACGGAGAAAGCCATCTTCTCCCGCTGGGCCAAGAGGAGACACATCATCTTTGCACACCCATCCTGGGCAGGCGGGTAG
- the DPM2 gene encoding dolichol phosphate-mannose biosynthesis regulatory protein: MATATDQVVGFGLVAFSLVLFVYYTLWIIILPFIDSDHGIHQYFLPREYAVIIPVVAGLLLLLFIGVFIMVVMWKSRKPAKKSD, encoded by the exons ATG GCCACAGCAACAGACCAGGTGGTTGGATTCGGCTTGGTTGCCTTCAGCCTCGTCCTCTTTGTTTATTACACCCTCTGGATCATCATACTG CCCTTCATTGACAGTGACCATGGCATCCACCAATACTTCTTGCCCAGAGAGTATGCAGTTATCATCCCCGTGgtagctgggctgctgctgcttttatttataG GTGTTTTTATAATGGTTGTGATGTGGAAGAGCAGGAAACCTGCCAAGAAATCGGACTGA
- the ST6GALNAC6 gene encoding alpha-N-acetylgalactosaminide alpha-2,6-sialyltransferase 6, protein MSGSTSQRAAALGVLFALIMLLIIYSSGSGSEVFPYSRLRGRARRPPDLKKWGVKSGYLPVCGNKTLTAHCHQCAIITSSSHLLGTHLGTAIDGAECIIRMNDAPTTGYEVDVGNKTSFRVVAHSSLYRVLKRPQEFVNKTPETIFIFWGPPAKMQKSLLKIIQRVSASFPNMTAYVVSPGRMKQFDDLFRGETGKDREKSHSWLSTGWFTMGIAVELCDAVHVYGMVPPNYCGRRPPPRHLPYHYYEPKGPDECTTYIHNERSRKGNHHRFITEKRVFASWASLYNITFSHPAWS, encoded by the exons ATGAGTGGCAGCACG AGCCAGCGTGCCGCCGCCCTGGGGGTCCTCTTTGCCCTGATCATGTTGCTGATCATCTACAGCTCTGGCAGCGGCAGCGAGGTCTTCCCCTACAGCCGCCTGCGGGGCAGGGCTCGCCGGCCCCCTGACCTCAAGAAGTGGGGAGTGAAAAGCGGGTACCTGCCTGTCTGTGGGAACAAG ACCCTGACTGCTCACTGCCACCAGTGTGCCATCATAACCAGTTCCAGTCACCTTCTGGGcacccacctgggcacagccaTTGACGGAGCTGAGTGCATCATCCGCATGAACGATGCTCCCACCACCGGCTACGAGGTTGATGTGGGCAACAAGACCAGCTTCCGTGTGGTGGCCCACTCCAGCCTCTACCGTGTCCTCAAGAGGCCCCAGGAATTCGTCAACAAGACCCCAGAGACCATCTTCATCTTCTGGGGGCCACCTGCCAAGATGCAGAAGAGccttctgaagatcatccagcgTGTCAGCGCCTCCTTCCCCAACATGACAGCCTACGTCGTCTCCCCTGGCCGCATGAAGCAGTTTGATGACCTGTTTCGTGGGGAGACAGGGAAGGACAG AGAGAAGTCACACTCGTGGCTCAGCACCGGCTGGTTCACCATGGGGATTGCGGTGGAGCTCTGTGACGCTGTCCACGTCTATGGCATGGTGCCACCTAATTACTGTGG ccGCCGGCCCCCACCCCGCCACCTGCCCTACCACTACTACGAGCCAAAGGGCCCCGATGAGTGCACGACCTACATCCACAACGAGCGGAGCCGCAAGGGCAACCACCACCGCTTCATCACCGAGAAGCGTGTCTTTGCCAGCTGGGCCAGCCTCTACAACATCACCTTCTCACACCCTGCCTGGTCCTAG